The genomic region TGAAGGGGGCGGGGTTTTGCAGCAGGGTCTCACGCTGCAGGCGCTGGTCCAGAAACTCAAAACGGGCGGGCATTTTGAGGGGATCGAAGTCCTCCAGCGCCACCCGGTCCAGGTCGCGGACCCATTTCATGTCCCTCAGCTGGGGAAAGATGATCCGCAAACCCTCTTCGGGTAAGGGCTCCCCGTTGTGCGCAAAGGCGAGCCAGCAGGCCAGGGTGTCAAATTCCGCCTTGCTGAGGCTGACCCTGTAGCGATCCGCGGATTCAAAGCGGATGACCTTGAAAGGCTTGTCCAGCTTGCTTTTGAGCCAAAGATCGAACCTAAAGCCCTGCCAGGTGTCCAGTTGGGCCTCGCCATCTTTATCCCGCAGGGTGGTGAATTCTTCCTGGGGAACGGCAGACAGCTCCGCGTGGGACCAGCTTGTGGAGGCTCCCTGCGAATCGGTGACGGTGACCGCTCCCAGCAAAGACACTGCCAGCAGGAGCGCGATGGTGATGTTTTTCATGTTATCAACTCATAGTGTTTTAAGGTTTTATAGATCCCGTGCGAGACCAGTCCGCCCAGCAGCCCGGAAAGCAGAGACATCCCCAGGATGATGGCGACCAGTGGCAAAGGGTGCCGAAAGAGCAGGACAGCGACCACCAGCGCGCCGGTCATGTTGGCCAAAGCGCAGAGGATCAGATGGGTGCAAAGCCTCTCCGGATGACGCAAAACCGGATACACCAGGTCCACGGCGATCCCGGGCAGGGTGTAGCTGACGATGCTCAGCAAGCCCTGGTTGCCACGCATGCCTGCCACCATGATGATCAGGGCCTGCAGCAGCCCGTAGATCGTTCCGGTGCCGCGTTTGGATACGATCAGCACGGCCAGGACCAGCCACAGCATGTACAGGCCGCCTGTAAACGAGCCTCCAGGCACCATCAGCGGCGTGGAGATCATCTTGGACAGAGGGGATACGATAGGTTTGATCGCGATGCCGATCCCGGCCAGGGCGGCGATTACGATCAGGTCCTGCGTGGTGAAACGTTTGAACATCTGCCGGGTCAGATCAGCCGCTTCATCCTGCCGCTGGCAATGTCATAATGGGTCATTTCCACTCCCGCTTCGGCCAAGAGCTGTTCGGCCAGCGTGTCGGGATACTTATCGGCAATGTAGATGGTCTTGATCTCGGCGTTGATGATCATCTTGGCGCAAATGCTGCAGGGCTGATGGGTGCAATAGATCGTCGCTCCGCGCGTGCTGGAACCGTTCAGGCCAGCCTGGATGATGGCATTCTGCTCCGCGTGCACTCCCCGGCAGAGTTCATGCATCTGACCCGAGGGAACGGAATTGGTCTCGCGCAGGCAGCCGACCTCGGCGCAGTGCCGCACCCCTTTCGGGCTGCCGTTGTAGCCTGTGGACAGGATCTGATTGTCCTTCACCAGGACCGACCCCACCTGGCGCCGCAGACAGGTGCTACGCTTGGAGGCCAGGATCGCCATTTGCATGAAATACTCTTGCCAGGACGGGCGTTTATTCATTGTCACCTCTGTAGGGCATAAGATGGGATCAAGTTCCGCTGGCCGGAGATTCTGTCAAGCAGCTATTTTGGGGAGAATTTTGCTGGCGCCGCAAAAAAGTTCTTGCCAAATCCGGTGGTATTATTAGATTGACTATTATATCGTATAATAGTTACGCAGATAATAGCAATTAAAGGAGAAAGGCCATGTCCAAGCCCAAACTGGTTGTTCTGGGATTCCTGAGCCGCCTGCCCATGTATGGATATCAGATCGGCCATGTGGTCGAAGAGTTTGATTTTCCCGCCTGGGCGGGGATCAGGCTGCCCTCCATTTACAAGGCCCTGCAGGACTTGGAGGCATCGAAACACATTCGCGGAGAACAGGTCAACGAGGGCAACAATCCACCCCGGACCGTGTTTCACATCAACGCCAAAGGCCGGGAGCTGCATTCCGAGCTTGTGCGTGAATACCTTTCCTCCCCCAAAATACGGAACGAGGATTGGTGGCTGGCCCTGTCCTTTGCCTGGAAAGCGGTTGACAAAGGGTTTCTGGCCGATTCCATCAAAGCCAGGATCCAGCGTCTGGAAGAAGCGAATAACAAGGTCCGCTCAGGAATCTGCAGCGAACTCATCAGCAAAGCCCAACTGCCTTTTGTGCATGAACACATACTGCGGCTGGGGCTCAAGCACCACCGGGCCGAGATCAGAGCCCTGAAGGAACTGCTGGCTGACGTCATTTCCGGCCAAAACGAAGATTTCTTTAGCGATACGGGAGAAAACAATTGAAACGCTTTACGATCATCCTGATACTGCTGGGCGCTGCTCTGCTGGGGGCACAAGACCGTGGCATCCTCAGCCTGGAGCAGGCTCACGAACTTGCTTTGCATAACAACGCCGCCTATCAGGCCAAGCTGGCGGAACTGGAAGCGGCAAAATGGGGCAAAACCTCGGCCCTGAGCAACTTCCTGCCCAGCCTGAGCCTGGACGGGACCCTGCTGTATATGGACCCTGCCGCGTCCTACCAAGCGGGAGGAACAACCCTCAAGCTGAACAACGACATCCGCAGCTTCGGGCTGTCCCTCTCCCAGCCTCTGTTTTTGGGAGGCAAGATCTGGCAGGGATACCAGATGTCCAGGATCGCCCTGGACATGGCGCAAACCGGCCTTGAGGCCCAGAGGCTGGCCCTGTTCAGCGAAGTGGACAATCTCTACCTGGCTGTCCTGCAGACCCAGGAGCTGCTGGCCATCAGCGAACTGGACAAGCGCTCGGCAGAGCTGAACCTGCAGATCGCGCGCCTGAAATACGACAGCGGCCTGTTGGCCAATGCCGACTACCTGCGCTTCCAGAGCCAGCTCGCTTCCAAGGAAGTCACTCTGCTGCAGGCGCAGACGGCTTTGCAGCTTTCCCAACTGAGCCTCAGAAATTACCTCGGGATCAGCTATTTGCCCAGCGTGGAGGACTTCGATCCGATTGAAAGCGACCAGAGCCTGCAAGTGCTGGAAGATTATGACAACGCTGACGCGGCCGCCTTGACCGCGCTGGCATTGGAACGGGGCAAAGCGGCCAGCACATCTTTGAGATTGCTGGATAGCTCGGTGGAACTTTCCCGGCGGGCACACATGATCTCCAAGGGATCCTTCCTCCCCACCTTGATGCTGATCGGAAGCAGGAAATATGAGGAGAATGGTCTGGACCGCTATGAGTTTGAGGCTTCCAACCAGATCCTGCTCACCGCTTCGGTCCCGATCCTGCCTCAATTGGGCAATTACGCGGACATGAAAAAAGCCGGCTTTGCCCTCAAAAAGGCCAGGCTGGAGGCCATAACCGCCACGGACGGCATCCTGCTGGCAACTGAGGCCTCTGTCCTGAATCTGGTCAGCGCGGCCAAACAGGTCCGGGCGGCCAGACTTTCCCTGGATTACTCGCAGCAGAGCTATGAACAACTGCAGGAGCGGTTCCGCCTGAACCTGATCTCCGCCAAAGACCTGCTGGACGCCGAACTGATGCTGTCCGCAGCCCGGATCGCCCATTCCAACGCAATTTACAACTATCATAAAGCCCGCATCAGCCTGATGCAAAGCCTGGGATTCACAGACGCCCAAGAGCTTGACTCAATGATTCTAATTGGAGCAAATAAATGAAACAATCACTTTTAGCCTTGGCAGCCATGATCCTGCTTCTGACAGGCTGTGGCCGGGGTCGCGGCCCCGCCGCCGAAATGGTCGAAGAGGTCCAGCCCGTGACCGTCGAAGAACTTACCCTGCGCGAACTGGACGACTACATCAGTGTTTCCGGCAGATTGGAAGGAATCACCAACATCACCATGAGCAGTGAGACTTCCGGCCGGATCGTGGAAGTTTACAAGAAACTGGGAGACCGCGTGAACCGCGGAGAGAGGATCGGCAAGGTGGAAAACGACGTCTTCCAATACCGTCTGGACCAGGCTGAAGCAGCGGTCGCCTCGGCCCAGGCGTCTTTGGATACCGCGCAGCGCAATCTGAACTTTGCCGAGGAATCCCTGAAAACGAAACTGATTTCCCAGGCCGAATACAACGCCGCCCTCACCGCCTATAAGGGCGCCAAGGCCGGGTTTGACGGGGCCAGGGCTGGTTTGGAAGCAGCCCGGACCGGGGTCAGCGGGTCGTTTTTCACCGCGCCCGAAGCCGGAACCTTATCCAACCTGAACATCTCCAAAGGGCAGTTCATCATGGCCGGAGCGCCGGTAG from Candidatus Syntrophosphaera sp. harbors:
- a CDS encoding PadR family transcriptional regulator — protein: MSKPKLVVLGFLSRLPMYGYQIGHVVEEFDFPAWAGIRLPSIYKALQDLEASKHIRGEQVNEGNNPPRTVFHINAKGRELHSELVREYLSSPKIRNEDWWLALSFAWKAVDKGFLADSIKARIQRLEEANNKVRSGICSELISKAQLPFVHEHILRLGLKHHRAEIRALKELLADVISGQNEDFFSDTGENN
- a CDS encoding ECF transporter S component, giving the protein MFKRFTTQDLIVIAALAGIGIAIKPIVSPLSKMISTPLMVPGGSFTGGLYMLWLVLAVLIVSKRGTGTIYGLLQALIIMVAGMRGNQGLLSIVSYTLPGIAVDLVYPVLRHPERLCTHLILCALANMTGALVVAVLLFRHPLPLVAIILGMSLLSGLLGGLVSHGIYKTLKHYELIT
- a CDS encoding TolC family protein: MKRFTIILILLGAALLGAQDRGILSLEQAHELALHNNAAYQAKLAELEAAKWGKTSALSNFLPSLSLDGTLLYMDPAASYQAGGTTLKLNNDIRSFGLSLSQPLFLGGKIWQGYQMSRIALDMAQTGLEAQRLALFSEVDNLYLAVLQTQELLAISELDKRSAELNLQIARLKYDSGLLANADYLRFQSQLASKEVTLLQAQTALQLSQLSLRNYLGISYLPSVEDFDPIESDQSLQVLEDYDNADAAALTALALERGKAASTSLRLLDSSVELSRRAHMISKGSFLPTLMLIGSRKYEENGLDRYEFEASNQILLTASVPILPQLGNYADMKKAGFALKKARLEAITATDGILLATEASVLNLVSAAKQVRAARLSLDYSQQSYEQLQERFRLNLISAKDLLDAELMLSAARIAHSNAIYNYHKARISLMQSLGFTDAQELDSMILIGANK
- a CDS encoding efflux RND transporter periplasmic adaptor subunit; the encoded protein is MKQSLLALAAMILLLTGCGRGRGPAAEMVEEVQPVTVEELTLRELDDYISVSGRLEGITNITMSSETSGRIVEVYKKLGDRVNRGERIGKVENDVFQYRLDQAEAAVASAQASLDTAQRNLNFAEESLKTKLISQAEYNAALTAYKGAKAGFDGARAGLEAARTGVSGSFFTAPEAGTLSNLNISKGQFIMAGAPVATITDASRLLIKTGVSESQIGKLSRGQIVEVSHPDLETPVKGTVRGFGISPLVGSATYPIEIELANTRSLLPGMVVSARILTNRYKGLLYTSITNFSNEFGSYYAYVIDSENKAHRRKVELGRMIGENALIKSGLELGDLIVTSGAENLEEGRSVEIRN
- a CDS encoding cytidine/deoxycytidylate deaminase family protein, whose amino-acid sequence is MNKRPSWQEYFMQMAILASKRSTCLRRQVGSVLVKDNQILSTGYNGSPKGVRHCAEVGCLRETNSVPSGQMHELCRGVHAEQNAIIQAGLNGSSTRGATIYCTHQPCSICAKMIINAEIKTIYIADKYPDTLAEQLLAEAGVEMTHYDIASGRMKRLI